In the genome of Malania oleifera isolate guangnan ecotype guangnan chromosome 5, ASM2987363v1, whole genome shotgun sequence, the window TTTTGGGCGTTTGAGAGTGCAGGCTCTTCCATACATACGTTGTATTGGGGAATCATGGTCGATGACGAAGGAACGTGCATATTTTGAGTTCCTCACATTGAAAGAGCACGCTCATTTGTGCCCTGATCATGTTCCAGAAATCTATCATTTTGACCGTGAAATGGCTTTGATTGGCATGCGGTACTTAGAGCCTCCTCATATTATCCTGAGAAAAGGCCTGATAGCTGGAATTGAATATCCCTTGCTTGCAGAACACATGTCAGAATATATGGCAAGGACCCTTTTCAAAACATCCCTTTTATACCATTCCACTACGGAGCACAAGCGTTGGGGTAAATTAATTCTTTCTATCTAATGTTCTGAAAAttcatatattttccattttctgATGCTTATCTTCTTGGACAACATGGGATTTGAAATGTATACTTTATATTTACTTTCGGTCACTCTTATATATGTCTGTGATCATGTATATGGCAGAATAATACTAAAACCACTTAGATTGGTGATTTTAAAAGGGGGACATTGTTGtgcaatacacacacacacacattagtaCCTTCGATACTTAgtgattttgaatttgatttaGTATGGTTTTTCcctttattattgttatttttaagaCATACATATCAATCATTTAATCCAAGGTGACAAGGTTAGCTACATGGTATGCAGCTGTGTTTTCGGATCATTGAAACATTGGATTCTATTTATTCATGTGTGTGGATAATCTATTTAGACTTGTTTCTACTGCCCCATATATTTAACTTTTGATGAAGTTGTTCATTTTTTTCGTCGTCCTTGAAATGATGACTTATGTATCTGTGTATATGGTAATTTACAAAAAATTGTTGGTTCCTATTTACATGTAAGTTATTTGAGTAAACTATGTTTGTGTGCTTAATGCATTTAGCTAATGTGTTTACCTTTACTTTGTGCAGTTTCTGAATTTTGCGGGAATGTGGAATTATGCAGGCTCACTGAGCAGGTCATTTTCTCTGATCCTTACAAGGAGTCTGAGCATAACCGGTGGACTTCCCCTTATCTTGATCGAGAAGCATTGGCTGTCCGCGAGGACAATGTTTTGAAGCTTGAGGTTGCTGAATTGAAATCCATGTACTGTTACTGAGCAGcctcctttttgttttttttctttttgttcgtTTCTACATTATCTGGTACAATTGAaattgctttattttattttatgataatTAGAGTCACATGTCTCCAGTTTTTATGAgtagcttcctttttttttttgtttctatatTATCTGGCAATTGAaattgctttattttattttatgataatTAGAGTCACATGTCTCTAGGTTTTGTGAGAGAGCCCAAGCCTTAATACATGGAGATCTCCACACTGGCTCCGTTATGGTCACTACTGATTCAACTCAGGTTATTGATccagaattttctttttatggaCCAATGGGTTTTGATATAGGAGCCTTCCTAGGGAACTTGATCTTGGCTTTCTTTGCACAAGATGGACATGCAGATCTGGGGAATGACCGTAAGGTATGTTGCAGTTTTAGTATGTCTCAATTATgcaatttttttcttgtttcagAATTTATACCCTTTTGTGACTTGGATATTTTACTTATTGTAGTATCTGTTTCCATGTATGTTCTTTAGTCATTCATTGTTAAATCCTTTCTTTTAGTTTAGTACTGAAGATTGATTTTTTTGAGGTGGTGGGTTGTTTGGATGAGAGGATAACAAAAAGAACGTGGGCTGAAGCATTAAAAAAATCTTATAAATTTAAGTTTTTTTGAAGTGATGGTTTTTAATCAAGCTAAATGATGGCTTTTGACAACCTTGTGGCCTGCTTCATCAGCTCTAATGATATTGTTAAGATTTTGATTAAAGTGAATGACCTAACTTAAAGATAGGtatctccctctatttataatacaaattaaatacattccaatgacaataatacccttactaactctcactaatcagcatactaacacacttaataataataatagtaaaatacatAAATCCTCTAACACTCTCCCTTAAGCTGGatcataaatgtcatatgctcctaacttgttacaaataaatttaacacgagcaccccccaAATGCTTTGGTAAGCTGATGGAgatcaacatgcacctcgagTATCTTTCGCGGATAttgtgacacatggacgaccacCCGAAGTCCACCATTGATGTGAACTATATTTGtagcaattgaagcttctcttagaagctagcttggaaagaggacggcaacttgcaagtcaaagagtcttgatttttcaaaaagtatttatttcattttaagttcctagactccactatcataattattttaGTTCCTAGAcacctatttcctatgacaaactatttcctatgacaaactatttcctaggaacctcattacctatgttttaaacgttttattttacttttgtattttctttaatcttttaagaagtcatgtgcaagtcatgtgcatgtaaggctataaatatgccatcacttgtattgtaaaaggcATATTGCATtatcaaataaaaaaagaagCTTTTGCTTGAACTTGTGAATCTTGTTACTCTCCTTGTGAGTTgtgttgggttatgttttgtctCCTCGAAGATTGGGTGATGAGAGACCACGACAACAtcaacgtcatcatcaacactacaTACCCCCACCTATTTGATAGCTCACAGCCACAACCACCTCAAGCTTgattcttgtctcaagattctTAAGGATCAACAAGTTTGTTCATGGTGTGATCTAGTACTCGTGTGTCTTGGTGTTTTGACATTTGGAACTTTTTGGTAAGCTCGTTTCAATTCTTTGTTTGTGGCCATCTAAAACAGCCCCTAAAAgtaccttgtaagccttgaaactctacccgaagccttgattgaaaaacctcgttcattctctttgaatcttcctagattttcaacatgaacaaGCTCGCTAGTATcatgcttagggatatttgatttgtacgctaggacttgtgatctaagacttttaatataacatgttttaaaatgaacttgattacttgaatgaaatgatcaactaagggcttttgaaccaaatcatatatgttttcaaaatctcaacaacttgtgataattagaatatgtttgtgatgttcatgcttggtttATTCAATTCGTctcatagattgtgatattgtgtgtgcGCTACAAAGATGGTCAACCGTAGGGCTAGGGCTACTTAGAACCATCCTACATcatattggtattagagcctaggttaggTTCACATTtgaccctactttgtgtgaccaaacaccattccaaagggcTGCCCTAGTGTTGACCGAATCcttccccaacccctaggatgtctactcgaGCTAGGATTTCTTACCGAGGTTGTAGGACTGATGTTAAGAGAGATGCTTCAATAGATGAGCTTCAAGATCAAGTTCGTGACTTGAATCAAGGGCTAGTTGAGACCCGCCAAAGACTAGATAGGTTGGAAGTCCAACTAGTCCATAACCCAACCCAAGACAATTTAGAGCCACCAATTGAGCGATGCAATGATGATGAACAACATAGGGAGCCACCTATGCCTGTTAGAGAGAGACCTTCTCTTCCTCAACCGAGGTGAGTTAATCCCCAAGATGACTTTGTTAGGAGACCATCACGTTatgagccctatgcccaacattgggtTGATGAGAACTATGACGTTGATGACTTTCAAGGTAGGAGACCTTACCGTAGGGACCATCGTGATCCTTACGAGGATGTGATAAGGCAAGTGAAGATAGAGGCCCCCACCCATGATGGACAAATGGACCCTAAaatcttccaagattggttgattgagatggattcctattttgacTGGTATAGGATTATTGATCCTCATTAGGTTAAGTTTGTAAAAATAAGGTTGACGGGGGCAAGCCAAGCTTCATTGGTTGAATGTCGAGAGGTAATAGGCAAGGTTAGATCATAGGCCCATTTAGCATTGGGACCTAATGAAGGATAGGTTGAGGGAGAAGTATGTACCCCTTAGCTATAGAGAGCGCCTTATGGACCAGCTATATAGTTTGTGTCAGGGGTAGCATGACCGTGTCTACATGAGTTAGTTTGATGAGTTTTGTATAAGttgtggtgtctatgagactgtTAGTCAGCAGACCTCCAGATTTCACATAAGGTTAAAGCCTGAACTAAGGAGAGAACTATTTCCCCATCACATTGAGTCCATTGAATAGGCCTACAATAtagctcatgactttgagcaaatgaaTAAAGGGCCCATTGGAAAATGGTTTGGTGCCTTTTCAAATGAGTCATACTCTTGAAAGGTACAAAGTTATGACAAGTCCTGACTAGCGCAATCAGGTCAAGTCAACTCTCGAGGGAGCAATCCCACAGTACAACAACCTATGGACAAGGGAAAAGCACCCATGACTAGATCCTCTCGCTAGAGGTTCTGGAAATGCAGTGTGTTTCAAgtgccataaacaaggacactttgCCAGACAATGTCCCACCAGGAACTTGGCACTTGATTGGGAAGATGGTGAGGATGAGCATGAGGGCGATCAAGTATATGTTCCTGAAGTTGTACCTAGTTAGGATGAGTTAAGTGAGCCAGATGTGAGTGCCTAGTTTAGCGTGATGAGACGTATTATGATCATTCCCAAGGATCAAGAGTACTGGCATTgcacttctattttccatacttacatcaAGTGTGGGAGTAAAAGTTGTAAGATGATCATAGATGGTGGTAGCTGTATGAATGTTGTGTCTAAATCCGCAGTTGAGAAGTTGGGATTGAAAGTTGAGCCACACTCACAACCATATAAGGTAGCTTGTGTTGATGCCACAACCATGCCCGTGAGCCATAGATACCTAGTCTTCATTAAGATTGGTGATTATGAGGACGAGATTTGGTGTTATGTCCTTCCCATGGACATTGCCCATATTTTGTTAGGACGATCTTGGTTGTATGATTCTGATGTCTCACATAATGGGCATGCCAACACTTATTCCTTTAGGTGTAATGGCAAGAAAATTGTTTTGAGTCCACTAGAGCTGAAAGgtgagaaaaagaaggaaaagacaaaaaactattggaaaataattaaatatcacgAGTAAAAAGTAGTTTGAGCAGGAGAGTCGAGATACACagattgtgtatatggttgttaCTAGGGAGACTAAGGCGCCCCTTCCCAAGCATGAAGTAGCACTGAAGTATCACCCATATTTTCTGAGTTTGACGATGTCATATCTTAGCCACCTAGTGAGTGACCTCCCATGAGAGACATTCAACATGTCATTAACCTTGTTCCTAGTTCATTTTTTCTAATTTACCACATTATAGAATGAACCCGAGAGAACATGAGGAGTTGATGAAACAAGTGAAGAAAAGTGCTTTATTTAGGGGAGCATGAATCCATATGCTTGCCCTGCTCTCCTCATTCCCATGAAAGATGACacttggagaatgtgcattgatagTAGAGCAATCATCAGTATTACCGTCAAGTATAGGTTTCCCATACCTAGACTAGATGATATGCTTGATCAGATGGTAGGATCCAAGATTTTTTCAAAGATAGACTTTAAAAGTGGATATCATCAGGCTAGGATCAGACCGGGAGATGAGTGGAAAAATGCCTTCAATACAAAGTATGGGTTATATGAGTggttagtcatgccatttgggctaACTGACGCACCGAGTACTTTCATGAGATTATGACTTAGGTTTCAAGGTCTTTCACTGGACACTTTCTTGTAGTCTACTTTGATTATATTGATCTATAGCCTGACTAAGAAGGAGCACCTTGTCCATTTGAGGAGAGTGTTTGAGGGTATGAGGGAGCACAAGTTGTTTGCCAAATCAAAGAAGTGTACTTTCATGACTACACACGTCATCTTCCTTGGTTTTGTTGTGTCTGAGCATGACATTTTTGTTGACCCTGATATGGTCAAAGTCATTAGAGATTGGCCTACTCCCCGTAACATACATGATGCAAGGAGTTTTCATGGGTTAGCCACACTTTACAGGAGGTTCATTAGGAACTTTAGCACCATCATGGCCCCCATTACAAACTGCCTCAAGAAAGGAGAATTTACATGGTCGAAATATGCGACAAAAGCCTTTTTTGATATAAAATATTTGATGACTATGGTATCGTTGCTACACCTCCCAAATTTCCAGAAATTATTTGAGGTTGCATGTGATGCCTTAAGTGTAGGCGTTGGAGGAGTACTTAGTCAGGAGGGACACCCCATAGCCTTCTTTAGTGAGAAGTTGAATGAGACAAAATAACGGTGTTCCACCTATGATAGGGAATTTTATGCTGTAGTACAGTCACTGCGACAGTGGAgacactacctccttcctcaGGAGTTTGTCTTGTACTCAAACCACCAGGCCCTTAGGTATTTACATACTCAGAAGAAGTTAGGGCATAGACATATGAAATGGGTCGAGTACATACAGTAGTACACCTTTGTTCTCAAACACCAAGCTGGTGTTGAGAATAAGGctgttgatgctttgagccgagtTGTAGCCACCATACAAACTCTTCATGTGAAAGTTGCTCTCTTCGATAGCATCAAACAACAATACTCTCAGTGTAAATACTTCTGTGATATCTTTTTTGATTTGCTGCAGGTAGTTCCTAGATCTCACCGAGACTTTGTCATTCATGATGGATTTATTTTTAGAGGGGCTAGACTATGTATCCCATCCACATCTCTATGTGGCTATGTGACCAGTTGACTTGGGAATTACATGCTGGAGGTGCCGCAGGTCACTTTGGTTGAGATAAGACCATAACTATGATTGAGGATAGGTTCTACTAGCCTAGTTTGACGAGAGTAGTTGCTAGGATTGCTTCACAATTCCGTACTTGTCAGACAGTGAAGGGTAGGAAACAAAACTCAGGTTGTATACCCTTTTGCCTGTGCCACACATTCCGTGGCAGGTTATCAGTATGGATTTTGTGTTAGGTCTCTCTTGAACTGCTAGGGGAAATGATTCAGTGTTTGTTGTTGTGGACAGATTTTTAAAAATGTCACATTTTATTCCATGCAATAGAACACATAATGCCTACAAGATTGCTTCTATATTTTTCAGGGAAGTAGTGAGACTTCATGGTCTTCCCAAAACCATTGTTTCTTATAGGGATGTGAAGTTTGTGAGCTACTTCTAGAAAACCTGATGTGCATTGCTGGGTACCAAGCTCAAATTTTCTTGTGCATATCACCCACATACTGATGGGCAAATTGAAGTGGTAAATAGGAGCCTTGGGGACCTATTGAGATGTTTGGTAGGTGAGAACATCATAGCTTGCGATTTATGCCTTATGGTCGAGTTTGCATTCAATAGTTCAGTGAATAGGACCACAGGATTTAGCCTATTTCAGGTTGTTATAGGATATAATCCTAGGAAGCTTGTAGATCTCATTTCATTTTCACCTGAGTCTAGGGTGAGTGAGCAGACTGATGCATTTCAAAACACATACATGATTTACACTCTCagttaagaatgaaaattaatttaagcaatgagcattataaatctattgcTGATGAATATTGCAGGTTGTCGGAATTTTTAGAAagtgatatggttatggtttgAATTCGCCTCGAACATATTCCTTTTGGAAAGGTAAGAAAGCTTCATGCCAAAAAGATGGGACCATTCAAAGTTCTCATGAAAAtaagttctaatgcttacatgttAAATATTCTTGATGATTTTGGTATAAGCAATGTAGTTAATGTTGAAGATCTAACACCTTTTCTAGAAGCTAATTCTTTTTGCAGAACCTAGCCCTACTAATCCTGC includes:
- the LOC131155878 gene encoding methylthioribose kinase-like — its product is MTKERAYFEFLTLKEHAHLCPDHVPEIYHFDREMALIGMRYLEPPHIILRKGLIAGIEYPLLAEHMSEYMARTLFKTSLLYHSTTEHKRWVSEFCGNVELCRLTEQVIFSDPYKESEHNRWTSPYLDREALAVREDNVLKLEVAELKSMFCERAQALIHGDLHTGSVMVTTDSTQVIDPEFSFYGPMGFDIGAFLGNLILAFFAQDGHADLGNDRKAYKDWILQTIEKTWNLFYKRFTALWDEHKDGSGEAYLPAVYNNPDLQLLVQKKLMKDLFHDSLGFGAAKMIRRIVGVAHVAL